The DNA window GCCGGCGAACCGGTAGTCGGCCCGCTCACCGTCCACGGCCGCGCTGCCCGACGACATCCGCGGCTCGTCGTCCGACACCTCTCCCCGCCCGGGATCGTCGTCGTCCTCGCCCGCCCCCCCGCGCCCGGCCCTCACCTCGGGGCTCCCCGTCCCCTCGATGCTCTCCAGCTCCTCGCTCACGGCCACCACCCGGCCGTCCTCGCCCACGATCTGCACGGGCCGGTCGTCAGGCCACTCCACCTCCCCGTACGCCCGTCCCACAGCCACCTGCGAGGCGACATTGCGCGCGTCGACCTCGGCCTGGAGGCCGGCCTGGTCGATCAGATTCGCGCGCAGCACCAGCAGCACGGCCAGCCCGGCGGCCACCAGCGCCACGGCGACGACCGCGGTGGCCCCGAGCGCCGCCCTGGCCCGTACGGACCCGAAGAGCCGCCTCATCCCGCCACCAGCCGGTACCCGGCGCCGCGCACCGTCTGGATCCGCCGGGCGCCGAGCTTGCGCCGCAGAGCGCTGACGTACACCTCGACGATGTTGGGGTCACCGTCGTACGCGAAGTCCCACACGTGCTCCAGGATCCGCGCCTTGCTGACCACCTCACCGGCCCGCACCGCGAACTGCTCCAGCACGGCGAACTCCTTGGCGGTGAGTACGACTTCTTCCTCACCCGCGTACACACGCCGGCTGGCGGTGTCCATCCGCAGGTCCCCGACGGCCAGCACGGGCGAGGCCCCGGCACCGGCCCGTCGCCGCAGCAGCGCCTTGACCCGCGCGACCAGCACCACGTACGAGAACGGCTTGGTCAGGTAGTCGTCCGCCCCCGTGTCGAGCCCCTCGGCCTCGTCGTACTCCCCGTCCTTGGCGGTCAGCATCAGGATCGGCACGTCATTGCCCGCCGCCCGCAGGGCCGCACAGACCCGGTAGCCGTTCATGCCGGGCAGCATGATGTCGAGAAGCACGAGATCGTACGAGCCCTCCCCGGCGCGGTGCAGCCCTTCGAGCCCGTCGTGCACCACGTCCACGGCGAAGCCCTCGGCGGTGAGGCCCTTGGCCAGGGCCACCGCGAGCCGCCTCTCGTCCTCCACGATCAACAAGCGCATGCGCCAAGGTTCGCAAACCGAACCTGAAGAAGCCTTCAGCAGGCTTCAGGTCACCTTCAGCGTCCCTCGGCCAGATTGATCCCCGAAGCAGCCAACCGCTCGGGAGGAACCTCATGAAGCGCAAGCTCGTCATCGCCACCGCCGTCACGGCCCTGCTCATCGGCGGCGGAACAGCGACAGCGTTCGCCACATCGGACGACGACAAGCCGGCCACCAGCACGATCACCCTGGAGGAGGCGACGAAGGCGGCCACCGGGTCCGCGCCGGGCACGGTCACCGGCGCCGAACTCGACGACGACCGGCCGACGTGGGAGGTCGACGTCTACGGCAAGGACGCCAAGTGGCACGACGTCGACGTGGACGCCAAGACGGCGAAGGTACAGGACACCCACTCCGAAGACGACGCGGACGACCGCGCCCCGCGCAGCCCGAAGGTCACCCTGAAGGAGGCCGCAGCGGCAGCCCTGAAGGCGCAGCCGGGCACGCTGACGTCCATCGACCTGGACGACGACGGCGGCTGGGAGGCGGAAGTCCGTTCCAAGGACGGCAAGCACCACGAGCTGAACGTGGACGCCAGGACAGCGAAGGCAACAGCGGACCGGGACACGGACGACGCGGACGACGCCACCGACACCGACTGACGACCGAACGCCGCCGGCCGGACGGCACCCCACCTCGGCTCCCACCACCCACCGGCGAGAGAGGACGGGACAGCGACCCTCCCGGCGGGGCGGGGAGACCCACCCACCGGCGTGAGGGGGCGGGACGCGCAGGGGGTGGTGTTCGGGACGTAAAGCGTGATTTGTGGGCAGGGCGCGGGTTACGCATCCCAGGGGCGGTGGCGGCGCGCCTAAATCACGCAGTCCCGAACGCCGCCCCGGAGCGGCCCGCCCCGCCCGCATCCCCGCCCGCACCCCCGACCGGTACACCGACCCCGTACAACCGACCCGCTACGCCGAAGACTCGGTAATCCCCGCCACCAGCTCGTCCGCCGCCGCGTAGGGATCCAGCTCGCCCGCGACGATCCGCTCCGCCAGCGCCCCGAGCCGCCGGTCCCCCCGCAGGTCCCCGATGCGCTCCCGCAGCGC is part of the Streptomyces agglomeratus genome and encodes:
- a CDS encoding PepSY domain-containing protein, translating into MKRKLVIATAVTALLIGGGTATAFATSDDDKPATSTITLEEATKAATGSAPGTVTGAELDDDRPTWEVDVYGKDAKWHDVDVDAKTAKVQDTHSEDDADDRAPRSPKVTLKEAAAAALKAQPGTLTSIDLDDDGGWEAEVRSKDGKHHELNVDARTAKATADRDTDDADDATDTD
- a CDS encoding response regulator transcription factor yields the protein MRLLIVEDERRLAVALAKGLTAEGFAVDVVHDGLEGLHRAGEGSYDLVLLDIMLPGMNGYRVCAALRAAGNDVPILMLTAKDGEYDEAEGLDTGADDYLTKPFSYVVLVARVKALLRRRAGAGASPVLAVGDLRMDTASRRVYAGEEEVVLTAKEFAVLEQFAVRAGEVVSKARILEHVWDFAYDGDPNIVEVYVSALRRKLGARRIQTVRGAGYRLVAG